TGGTGTATTAGTCTATCAAGAATGGCACTAGTCATTTTTTCATCATAGAAAATGCCATTCCATCTGCTAAACTCAATGTTAGTGGTTATGATTACACTCCGTTTTTCATAACATTCTGAGATAACTTGAAAGAGAAGTTGTGCTCCTTCTTTGCCGCTGCCGGGGAAAGT
This portion of the Desulfolucanica intricata genome encodes:
- a CDS encoding ATP-binding protein, yielding TFPGSGKEGAQLLFQVISECYEKRSVIITTNIEFSRWNGIFYDEKMTSAILDRLIHHSHLLVFGGNLKTHP